Part of the Leptospira sp. WS92.C1 genome is shown below.
ACAGGGGTTCAACAAAAATTCTTTTTTAAAATTTTATCCGAAGGACTTGGAGATTTTCGACTCATTTTTACCGAAACTTCCGAGTCTGAGCCGACCGAGATTTTTAGACCGTTCCGGGAATTGCTCCTTCAAAAAACCATCTCGCTTCCTGAAATTTCGGAGTTGAGTCTTTTTCAAAAAGAATCTTTGGTTTATTTGATTTTGGATGAGCTGAAGGAATCTTCGGGTCGCGAAGACCTTCGTCTTTCGGAAGAGAGTTTACAAAAGATTTTGAAAATGAATGTCGGGAACAACCTTTCTGGCTTGCGCAATCTTTTAGAGGAGTCGATTTTAAGTTCCAACGGTTCTGAGATCGGAATCCAGGAAAAAAAAGAGCGGAAAGATAGAATTTTGACCATTCCGGATTCGGAGGATTTGGATCTCCGCCGGGCGGTTGAGGCCGTCGAGAGACAAAAAATTCTTTTGGCCCATAAATTGTTCGGTGGCAATCAAATTCGAATGGCGAAGGCTCTTGGAATTTCCAGGGGCTCCTTGCAATACAAACTAAAACAATTGGAGATAGGTTAAAAAGTGGATTTAGATTCCTTATACGAAGAACGGAAAACTCCCGGCGGTTTTTTGGTAAAAGTTCGGCTTGCGAAAATGACCTACGTTGTTTTTACCCAAAAAGGTCCTGAGGTTCCTCGAGGGGCAAAAAACAGCTCGATCGTCGTTGCCGTTCCTAGAGTTGTTTTTTTAGGTTCGGAGTTCAATCTTTCTCACTTTCGTTTGGGTGAGCTCAGCTTTGTAAACGTAAAGCAGGGGAAGCTCGTAATTCCGTATCAACACTCTAATACCGGAAATGAGGTCCGCACTATTTTTTTGAGTAGCGGAAGCGATTGCGACGTTCTACCCGTTGTGGTCTATCATTTTCAAAATAACGAGGATCTGATTCGTTCCCGGGACGAGGGTGTGGAAATGCATCATTTGGTTTTGGACGAAACCTATCCGCGGCAGGACTTGATCACCCTCAAGATTCGATTCCCAGCTTTGAATATGTTGATCGTGCGCAAAAAAATTGCGGCTCACAAAGAGGTTTCGGGGGAGGCGGCTCCTGAAGGCGGCAAGACAAAAGAATCCGGTGTTGTGGATTTTAACAAGGTTCGCGCCGCTGATATTTTGGATTCCGGAAATCTCAACATTCATTCCGGAAATCCTGTTTTTTTAGCCAGGATTCATTTGAGAAGAATGGATCTTGAAAAAGTGAAACAGCTTCTTTTGGATTTTCAGTTAAAGCAAGAAGAGGTTTCTTTTATTAGAACTTTTTTTTCGGTGATGATCCGAAATGAGTTTGAAAAAGAAGAACTCAAACAAGCAAAACAAAAGCTCCTCAGCCTTGACGAAGGATTTCGTTTGGCGGAGTTGATCTTAGAAATGAAAATTCCTGAATTTGAAGTGGAGCTTGAGAAAAGTTTTTCTTCGGAAATTGCGAGCATGTGTTATGCGCTTTTGGAAAAGGAGCAGGAACGCGCAGATGAGGAAGAAAAAGGGATCATCCTTTGGGAATGGAAGCTTAGGGTAAAACGTCTTTTCCGTAAAAGTGCCTAACTAAAAATTTCGAAAAATTCCCTAAAAAAGATGAAAAAACGCTTCCTTTTTCTCGAAAAATAGGCAAATTATAGAAAATCGCTATGTTTTTCGGACCAAAAATAAATTTTCTGGCACAGTTCTTGCTAATCGGATCCTTGGGGTTCGGTATGTCCGGGGCTTTGTCTGCGGCCGAAGAAGACACATTTGCGAAGTCTGATATTTTGACGCACCAAGTAGAAGTCGATCGAGTCCTTTTAACTCCGATTGCAAAAACGATCGATTTGGATTCGGAAGATTGGCTTGTTTCCAATTCTCAGATGGTAAATAAAAAAGTCTCTCAGTCGATCCGAAAAAAAAATCAGCCCCAGAAACCTGAAAATTTGATTTTGGTTTTGAAAGATTCGAGAAAAAATTCAAACTACATTCTTTCTTTTTCGATCGTTGATTCGATTTCAAAAGAGAAGTTTTCTTCTGTAGAGAAACTTCTTTTGTCCCAAATCCGATCCCAATTCCAGAATTCAATTCGGGGTTTGGGAATTTTGACGTCATTCGTTTTTGAAAACGGCGCGGAGCAGAATTGTATTTGGGGCTTCTTAAATTTTGCGGTCTCCTCCTCCTCATTTTGTTCGAAAAATCCGTCCTGGGCAATCTCTTTTAAAAGTGTTACCGATCCTGCGGAAGAAAAGATGTTTCACGTTTGGGAACACGCCTTTTCCAAAAAGCTCTTTCTTTCTTTGGATTCGTTTTTTGGTAAAAGGGGAGATTCTTACGGCTTATTCAAAAAAGGGAAACAGATTGCTCCGGAATTAGGCCAAAGACGGCATGCTTGGCAGATAACATTATCGTCAGGTGCTTTCTCCGCCAATTTTCAAAAAGTGGGGAATGGAGCCAGTGTCTCCCGCTCCCGGTCAACAAAAGCGAGCTTGGAATTCAAGTTTGCAAGTCCAGAAATCGATTTGATGAGTTCGGAATTTCGGAAAACAAGTTCAACGATCCACAAGGCGTATTGTGCGCGCACCTCTGTAGATGGTTCTCATTTTAAATCGTATGTCTTTTCTTCTGATCAATATTTTTCTTCCTAAAATTCTCTGTGTTGATAAAATCTAATTTTGTTTGTTTTTCAGCCCAAGGTTGAAAATCTTTGTCCATGGCTTCCAAAGTGAAACGGTCCTCTTTTCAGAGATTGTTAAATGCAATGAAAAAGATGTCTCTTGAAGTAAATGATTATGAAATTTGTAAACGTCTCGAGACGATTATGATGACCAGTAAGGAAGACTTAAGCCAGGTAGTAGTAAAGTCGCTTTTGGATAATCCGACGGATTTTGATCCGAAAACGCTTCCGGAGCCATACGGACAATACATCCGACATTTTGTATATATGGTCAAAAGAAATCGAAAACAAGGAATGGATACAAATTTCGATTCCCCATCCGGTTCTAAATCGACGGAAAAACAAAATCTTGTTGCTGCGGAATTCTCCAAGCATACCGCGAAAAAAAAATCTTCTAAAAAAGCGCAAAAACGCTAATTCTTTCCTGTGCTGCGCACAGGGCAAAAAAATAAATTTTTAAATGTCGGATATCCGGCGCTTAGGGACAAATCTGAAACCAAAACGCCCAATTATCAAAGGGGATGCCCTGGTCTGGGCAATTTTATAACTGCTTAAACTTGGGCGGGATGGGAATTGGGCGATTGACAGAGATAGGACACGGGGCCGATTTACAAACACTCGTTCTGGCAAAAAGATTGAGACCGGGCGTGCGAGGGGAGCTCCGTTCTATATTTACATGACTAAATTTGGACCTTCTTATTGATGAAGGGAGTATTTTTTAGCCTTTCAAGAAAAAGAAGGATTCCGGTGGTTAAACAATTTAGCGCTGCGGAAGGCGTGAAATTTGTCCTTTTTACATCTGCGGCGGATAGCGAGCAATTTTATGGATAGGGTATTTGGCACCCGCTTCTTGCCTCCTGTCGGCACGATTGAGCGGACCGTTTTTCGGCAACCAGGAAATTCATCAATCCCTGTGGGCGCCTGACGCAAAAAAAAGCGAGATCCGCCATTCTGAGAGCCCGCAGCAAGCAGATTTCGCTACGGCGATTCAGCCAATAGACGACATTCTGTCATGTGTAGGAAAAATTCCTGTGCATGTGAACTTGGCAGGAAAAGTGTTTTACGAATTTTCAAGGATTGAAAAGGTTTGAAGGACCCGTATGGCCGAAGTAATCAAACTCCGAGTTCGTTGCCACGCATGCTCCGCTATGATTGAAGGTTCCGCAAAATACGGTGCCGGACATTATGTCGCAGAAGGGGTAGATTTCGAGTTTGTCGCCCTGGGAAAGATAGAAACCCCAAAAGGCAGAAGGGTGAAGGCTGAAATTTCAGCAGTTTGTCCGAATTGTGGGGTTAGAAATAAATGGATTATTTAATTCATGAAACTTTGGATTAATTTTAGTTAATATAAATTGATTTAAAATGGACTTTATTGTAAATTATGATTAAGACTAATCAATACGGGTTTTCTGTTTTCGATCCGCCTCTGAGTTTTAAGAGACTCGTTTCAACATTTTGAGCAATTCTCTCACGGAATAGCCTTTAGCCTCGTTTCCCTTGTTTATCGACAATAAGAATACGCTCGCCCGGAAAGTTTTGCTAAGGGTTACGGGGTTCCTCCTCAAGGGGGCCCGGTGAAAAATGGCCAGCCCGGGGCCGGCCTTCCTCGAATATTTTGACTTCTCGTTCTTTGTAGCTGAATTTCAGGGAGACTCCGGGATCTGCCTGCTGGGAAAGGCAAGTGTAAGCTCTTTTGTTATAATGATTAAAAATGATCTATTTATAATGCCTAATATTAGGCATTTGATTGTTTTCTTTTTTAGGCTTAGATAAACGCAGATCTCGATGATGAAATTGTCGCTCCATTTGTCGTAAGGATCGTCGTTGATCTTCCGCATTCACTTGCCCAGTTTTTTCCAATGACCCTGATTTTTCTCAAATCCGGATTTGAGGGGATCGGAAAAGGTGCAGCCCCGATTTTATGACCGAATGTGTCGCCAAGGAAAATGTCGTATTTGCTGCCGGAAACTCGGCGGATGGCGTAGATGTCTTGTCCGATAGGTAGAACCGGCTTGTAGAGAATTCGTATCTGAACCCTTTCTTTCGATCCGCGAAGGTCTGCGTCTGAAAATTCACGCCGGAAAACATTTTCTATGAAAAATCGATCCTATCGTCTTTTGAGAAGCAAAAAACAGCCTTTCTCCATTCGTGCGATCGATCTTGCAGATTCTTTTCCTTTCGGAACTCTTCTTAAAATCAAAAACGACTGGAGGATTTCCGTTTTACCGAAAACTTGGATTCGGACATCCCTTTTGATTCAATGAATTTTACGACTCCACAATACTTTCTTTTTTTTGCAATCGTTTGGTGTGTCCGCTGGATTTTGGCGGCGATTTACCCAAATCGAAACGTTTTTGTACTTTGGTTTTTACTTTTTGTAAGTTATGCATTTTATCTTTCTTGGGATTATCGTTTCGGAGCTTTGATTCTCTTTACCACGGTGTTGGATTATGGCGTGGGAAGAGCCTTGGATTCCCAAGAAGATCTTAAAAAGAGAAAAATTCTTCTTTTTCTTTCTTTGATCGGAAATCTGTCCGTTCTCGGGTTTTTTAAATACTTTCATTTTTTTACGGATTCGTTTTTGGGACTCTTTCATTTGATAGGATGGAAGGTCTCGGCTCCAACTCTAAAGATCATTCTTCCAGTGGGGATTTCGTTTTATACGTTTCAGTCCTTGAGTTATTCGATCGACGTGTATCGAAAACAAATTTCTTCGGAGAAGAATTTTTTTCAATACGCCCTATTTCTTTCCTTCTTTCCTCAGCTCGTTGCGGGACCTATCGTTTCGGCGCGGATTCTGTTGCCGGCGCTTCGTTCTTTGTTTAGCTGGGAAAACGTTCCGATTCGCGAAGGGATCTGGCTGATTCTGTTGGGTTTTGTAAAAAAAGCGGTGATTGCGGATCGGATTTCCGTTATTTCCGATTTCGCTTATCAATTTCCGGATTCCGTTTCCACAGTATTCGCGTGGATGGGAGTGTTTTCCTATTCCATACAAATCTATTGCGATTTCTCGGGTTATACGGATATCGCGATCGGTTCCGCGCTTCTTTTGGGAGTTCGGCTTCCTGAAAATTTTCGACTTCCTTATTCCGCGACCAGCTTTTCCGATTTTTGGAGAAGATGGCATATTTCGCTGTCCGGATGGTTGCGGGAATATCTTTATATTTCTCTCGGGGGAAATCGAGTCGGCGCTTGGGTCACGTATCGAAACCTTTTGGTCACGATGCTTTTGGGAGGGCTTTGGCACGGCCCAAGCTGGAACTTTGTGATCTGGGGATTTTTACACGGAGGCTTCTTGGCCTTGGAACGATGGTTCCGCGATCGCGTGCGATTTCCTTGGAGTGAAAAATCCGGTATAAACGGAGTGTTAAAATTTCTATATCAGGTTTTTGTAATTCTTTTCGTTTGTCTGATTTGGATTTTTTTTCGTTCTAAAAACCTGGAGAACAGCTGGCAGATTTTGGGCACCTTGTTCCGTTTTTCGGGAGGGATCGAACCCACATACACGATGCAGACCCAATTCTTGAGTATTTTGGCGATTCTCTGTTTTGCGACCTACATAGGTAAAAAGGAAGAATCTTTCGGTTCCTTCTCCAAATTTAGAGAGAATCTGCACTGGATTGTTTTCTCGTTTTTGAGCGCCTTGGGTTTTATCGTGGGCGTGGTTTTGACGGTCGAAACCAAACCGTTTCTTTATTTCGTTTTCTGAAACGGCCTTTTCAGAGCTTCCAAAATTTTAACGGGATCGTGGTAGATCCATACATTCGTTGTTTCGCAGTGATGCTTTTGGGTCGGAACTCCGTACACGTCGAGGATTCTACCCTCGTCCAAGCCATGGGTCGCTACAGCAACGGATCCGAAATAATCTTTTAGATACCAATCCCTGTTTGAAATCGTATGAGAACCTTCTAATGTTCCATACGCGACGTGAATCGCCGGAATTTTGTGTTCCGAAAATACCCGGATTCTTTTTGCCGTCCAAAAATCGGCGACCACCAGCGAAATCGGCTCTTTTTCGGAAATTTTGTCCAAACACACTGCTTCCTGTGGTATGGACAGGGCGAGGCGTAAAATCGCATTTTCCGGTTTTTCGGGCAGTTTTTGAGCCGTTTTCAAGAGCAGGAGGAATAACAGAAAAATGGCAAGCGTTAGGTTGCGTTTGGGAAACCCGGCTACAAATAAAAGGAAGAATGGTCCGAGTATCAACGCAGGCGCCGCGTAACGGATGCTGTATTCGTCTATGTAAGCCCCGTTTGCGATCGGTAGGAAAAACAAGATGACAAAAAAGAAAAAGAGAAACGAAGTCGATCTGGTTTTTCGAATTCTTCCCAAGCTGAATACGAGCGCGATCGCAAAAACGCAGAGCAAGATCGCCGGCACGGGAATCGTTTCTCTCAAACCCGATCGGATCCAAAGTGAGGCTTCTGTAAAAAAGCGGTTTCCGTCTTCCGTCGCCCGATGCAGAGAGACTAACGTTGGAATTTTTCCCGGCCTTTCGATGTATAAAAAGGATTTAAGAATGGAATGAAGAATCAAACCGGCAGCACCCGCGCCCAAAACGATCTTGGAACTCTGCGGAAAAAAACGTTTCCATCCGGAATTTTCTTTCGAAGGATATAAAAAGCCGGAAAAAACCGCGGGCAAAACCAATTCCGCAAATAGAATCCGATCGGCGGCGGTTGTGAGTAAGATCCAGAAAAATAAAATTCCTATTTGACGATTTTCTAATTTTCTATGAATCAAAGGCCAGATGTAGAGACAGACTAAAAACGCGCTCGCGTGGATCGAAGGTAAAAATAAGATATAAAGAGCCGGGAACTGCCTGGCTCCTAACAACAAAAAGGAAGTCAGAAGCAGTACCCAGGATTTTACCATTTGGGATTCAGGACCGGTGAGTTTTTTGCGTTTTCTTTCCTCTCTTGTGTAGATCCAGAAGCGTTCCATCAAAACTGCAAAAAGAATCGTTTGTAAAAAAGCAAAACACAGAAGGGCCTTTTGCGCGTTTCCAAAAAGAAGAAACAGAAGCCCAATCGCCGGGAAGTCCGGAAAAAAATAAGGGGACGGAGTATAAGACCAGGATAAAAAATTTCCGCCGTCCCGAAACAGATCGAGGACTACCGTCGGAATGTATAGAATGTCCGAGTTGAGATAAATTTCTTCCGGGCTAAGCGCGAGGGAAAAAAAGAGAGAAACAAAAAACACAAGTAAACTGATCGTATAGCGGAACATTCTGTCCGAAATGTTTTCCCCTTTGCCATTTGGGTAAAGCTAAAAAAAGAAGAATCCTCGACAAGCAAACCCGGATTCGAAACCATTCTTCTTGAGATGGGACAAACTCAGGGAAGAAAGAATTGGATTTTATTAGGAAGCGCGGTCTTCTTTTTATTTCTTTTGGATTTTCTTTTTTTCCGGGTTTTGATCTGGAAGGTTCCGAACGAATCTCCCTGGAGTTCCAATCATTTCTATAATTTTTTATACGAATACTTCTCTCTCCACGAAAAGAAAAAACAACATCCGCGGGTTCTTATCGTCGGTTCGAGTATCGCCCACTATTCCTTGGATCGGGAGCTGCTCCGAAAGGACATTTATGCAAAAACCGGAAAGGAAGTAGAGGTGGAATTTCTATCCTACGCAGGGATGACTCCTCTGGATGCTTGGCTGTGTAGAAAAAAGATTCTTGAGCTGGAACCGGACTTTGTGGTATTCCCGATTAATTTTATCGATTGGAGGTTGCATCGTGCGTATTTATTGGATGCAAACTTCAAAAACGAATCTGTAGATTCTAAGATACTTCTTTTGGACGCTTTGAATTTTTTTGAGGCACCTCAATCCCGTTTTATCTTTCCTTTGGAAACCGCGATCGAATTTTTCCCGGAACTAGGATTTGCTCGTAGTGCGGAATACATCGCTGCGTATCTGTTCGGATTTTACAGATATAAGGATGTTTTTTGGAAAAACCTCCGTTCTCTTTATGATCATCGATACGGAAGAAATACGAGTTATCACGGATACAATGGAGTTCAGATTCCGGAAAGAGTGACCTCTCTGGGATGGACAGGAAAAACATTCTCCTTTCGTCCCGTTATTGGGATGAAGAAAAACGGATTTCTAATTCAGATTGTCCCTGAAATTCTCGCTTTGGGTCCGTTGCGAATCACATTCCGAAAAAAGAATGCGATTCAGGGATTTACATTTACGGAACCGGGGTGGAAAAAGATCCTTTTAACGGAATCCTTTTTTATGAAATCGGATGATACGCTCGTTACGGCGGAACTTTCAAACACTTGGACTCCGTTTTATGCCGAAGGGGAAAACAAGGACTGGAATTACGATCGTCTGGGAGTGCGCCTGCAGCAGACATTCGGGATGGATGCGCCCAGAGACGGAATGCAATACACTCGAGAAGAAAGGCTGGAGGATATTCGTTTTATCGGCATGAGTGATTTAGAATATTCTAAATACTTTAATTTTAGACTTTTGGACGATTATCCGCAAAGACCGGGGATCGGATATCTGATCGCGCTTAGAAACGCAAAATTTCTAATCCGAGAAGAGAAGTTTGTCCCCATTCTTCACTTTCAATATTTGAAAAAATTTGCCGGATTCTTAAAAGAGAAGCGAATTCCCCTCTGGATTGTTAACAACCCTGAGAATCCGATCAGTCTGAGTTGGTATGCGGATTCCGATTGGTATCGGGGGCATATCGCATTCTTAAAAAACTTGGAAGGAGATAATGTCTACTTCAGTGATCTAAAAGATTCTCTCCCCATGCAAGATTTTAGCGACTATCATCACTTTACGTATCCGGGTATGGTGGAGATGAGTACGATTTATGCAAAAGAATTCGTCAAAATTTCTGAAAGACAGGGTGCGAAACCTGTAAAACCTTGAAAAAGAAGCCGTATTCGGCAAATTCTAATCAATTAGCGAGGGCGGGTTTTTCCCGTTTATTTTAAGATATGAGCAGGGTCAAAGTTGCCGTTTTAGGCGCCACCGGTTCCGTAGGTCAGCGATTCATTCAATTGCTGGATAATCATCCTTACTTTGAGGTTACACACCTCTGTGCTTCCGAAAATAGCGCAGGAAAAACATACGGTGATGTGATGAAAACGAGATGGAAGATCTCTTCTGAAATCCCGGCTTATGCAAAAAATATCGTGATTACAACCCCTGATCCGGAAAAAACAAAAGGTGTTGTGTTAGCATTTTCCGGTTTGGACTCGAGCGTTGCCGGTGAAGTGGAAACCGCTTATGCTACTGCGGGTATACACATCATTTCCAATTCTAAAAATCATAGAATGGATCCGGCCGTTCCTCTTCTTTCCGCGGAAGTGAATTCCTCTCATCTTGAAGTTTTAAATTCTCAAAAAACAAAAGGAAAGATCATCACCAATTCCAATTGCACCATCATGGGAGTTACGATTTCTCTCAAACCTCTCTACGATCTTTTCGGGATCGAATCCGTTATGCTCTTTTCGATGCAAGCGATTAGCGGAGCCGGTTATCCGGGTGTTCCTACTATGGATATTTTAGGAAATATCGTTCCGCATATCGGAGGAGAAGAAGAGAAAGCCGAGATCGAACCACTGAAATGTCTGGGAAAGGTGGAGAATGGAAAAATCATCCACGCGAATTTTCCGATTTCTGCTCATTGCAATCGTGTTCCCGTTTTTGACGGACATACGGTTTGTGTTTCCGTAAAGTTTAAGAAGAAGCCGTCGAAAGAAGAAATTCTTTCGGCTTGGAAAAATTTTTCCGGCGAACCCCAGGTGTTGGGATTGCCTTTGGCCCCCAATCCTCCGATTTTTTATCGGGAAGAAGAGGATCGTCCTCAGCCTCGACTGGATCTGGAAACCGGTAAAGGAATGACCACAGTGATCGGACGTTTGAGACCGGATCCGATTTTGGATTGGAAATATGTCGTTTTGAGTCACAATACGATTCGAGGCGCGGCGGGAGCTGCATTATTAAATGCAGAACTTCTTTACAAAAAGAATTTCCTCGGATGATACTGGCATTCCATGTTGGAACCTCAAGCCCCTGAACTTAAGGTAGCAGATTATAATACTGCATTGCAACTGACTCAGTCGCTTGAGTCCAGAGGTGATTTCCAATACAAGGGAATTCATAAACTTTTACTCGTGATCGGGGATTGGACGGATAAATACGTCGCGAACAAGATTCTCCCTAACGTGGATCAACTTTCCAGAGAGTTGAATCTCGAAAAAGAAAAGATAAATCAATATCTTAAAGAACTGAGTACCAAATACAATCCTCCGATCGTTAAAAAAATTTGTATGGTGGATTTCAATCCAACCGGAGATGCTTCGGACGGTAAGATCGAATCCTATTTGCGATTGAATCCCGTCTTTGCAAGACCGCAGCCGGCGGATGCGTCTACGAGTCATCGATATGTGGACGGGGTCAATCAGAGTACGTTTGCTTCGATTCAGCGTTGGGTTAGGGAAAAAAGAATTTTCCCTGGGAAAGAGGACTTTATCAAAAAAATTCATTCCGCGATCTTAAATAACAAACTCACTGATACCTACGCCTCTACGGAGATCGGTAATCTTTTTAACGATCCGTTGGATGCAAGTCCGGGTTTGAAACAGATTACCGTAAACATTCATCTCAAACCGGTTTTGAAAAAACTAGTGGAACAAAAAATCCTATTCTTTTTTCGAAATGAAAATGCGCTCAACCCCGGAAATCGGTCCGTTTTTTATTACAATGTCCAAGAAGAGATTTTGGCAAGAATCGAAGCTTATAAATCTTTTTTAAACGATCGCCTCGTTCCCGAACTGCAAAAGATCGGAGCCATGGGGCAATTGTCTTCGGAAGAAAAAGAAAACACCCGCTCTTTGGTCAACGCGATCATGCCTTACTTGAGTCCCGCTTACGGTGATCAAAAAACCGCAATGGACGAACTTTTGGCTCTCATCCATTTTGAAGAAGAAGATAAGGAAAAAAAAGAGAAGGAAGAAAAAAAAGTCAAGTTGGGAGAGATCCTGGATTATATCAAGTCTGCCAATCGACTTGTCGATTTAAATTTTCTTCGTTTTCGAGGTCAGCAAATCGACGAGGACATTCGTGTTCTCGTGGCAAATCACGAACAAATTCTTCATACCGAATACGCGGATAAAAACGCTTTGTATAGCTATGTTCTTCACAAACTTTCGATTTCCGGTGCGATCGAGGCCGCGAGAAGGGTGTTCGCTGCCACAGGTAACGACAGCGAGATTCGCATTTTGGATCGTATGAAGGTAAGGGATTTTCTCGAGAATCGGGACGTGACGGCGGCTTTTGATACACTGGAGTTATCCAGTCTTTTTAAGTATCTTCCTTTTTTTACTCGTCTTTGGAGAAATATCTTCGGGAACGCGGCGGTCCATAAGTTCGAAGCGGAACAAATTCGAGCTCACAACACCGTGGAGTTGAATAAACGCGTGATGGAGGCTCGGACTAAAAAAATTCAGGAAGACGCTTCTAAACTCGCCGAAAAACGGGTAAAAGAAAAAGAAGCAAAGGAACAAGAGGAAAAAAACAGTCGTAAACAACATTCTACCCAAGGTTCTTCTGGCAAAGAAGACAAGATTCCGGCCGCGGCGCACAAGGAAACGGTGGATCCCCTCAACGCAAAACTTCTGGAACGTATCCTTGATATTTTGGATGACTATTGGTCCAGTCGCCAATATCCGGACCGTAACATTCTTCTCTATGAAATGGAAGGAGAGATTAACGAAGAAAGTTTGATCAACTTTCTCAAAAAATTCGGAAAGAACGAGATCTTCTCGTTTATGGTTCGGAATCAGGAAGAAAGGTATACGTTTCCAATTCTTGTCACCAAACGTTATCTCAAAA
Proteins encoded:
- the asd gene encoding aspartate-semialdehyde dehydrogenase, coding for MSRVKVAVLGATGSVGQRFIQLLDNHPYFEVTHLCASENSAGKTYGDVMKTRWKISSEIPAYAKNIVITTPDPEKTKGVVLAFSGLDSSVAGEVETAYATAGIHIISNSKNHRMDPAVPLLSAEVNSSHLEVLNSQKTKGKIITNSNCTIMGVTISLKPLYDLFGIESVMLFSMQAISGAGYPGVPTMDILGNIVPHIGGEEEKAEIEPLKCLGKVENGKIIHANFPISAHCNRVPVFDGHTVCVSVKFKKKPSKEEILSAWKNFSGEPQVLGLPLAPNPPIFYREEEDRPQPRLDLETGKGMTTVIGRLRPDPILDWKYVVLSHNTIRGAAGAALLNAELLYKKNFLG
- a CDS encoding MBOAT family protein: MNFTTPQYFLFFAIVWCVRWILAAIYPNRNVFVLWFLLFVSYAFYLSWDYRFGALILFTTVLDYGVGRALDSQEDLKKRKILLFLSLIGNLSVLGFFKYFHFFTDSFLGLFHLIGWKVSAPTLKIILPVGISFYTFQSLSYSIDVYRKQISSEKNFFQYALFLSFFPQLVAGPIVSARILLPALRSLFSWENVPIREGIWLILLGFVKKAVIADRISVISDFAYQFPDSVSTVFAWMGVFSYSIQIYCDFSGYTDIAIGSALLLGVRLPENFRLPYSATSFSDFWRRWHISLSGWLREYLYISLGGNRVGAWVTYRNLLVTMLLGGLWHGPSWNFVIWGFLHGGFLALERWFRDRVRFPWSEKSGINGVLKFLYQVFVILFVCLIWIFFRSKNLENSWQILGTLFRFSGGIEPTYTMQTQFLSILAILCFATYIGKKEESFGSFSKFRENLHWIVFSFLSALGFIVGVVLTVETKPFLYFVF